CACCAACCACTAACCACTTTGTTATGACTTTACAACAACTTAAATACGCCATCGCCATTGCCGACACGCGCAATATCACCGAAGCATCTAAGCGCGTTTTCATCTCGCAACCGAGCCTCACCGCGGCCATCCACGAGCTCGAAGAAGAAATGGGCGTCACCATCTTCAACCGCTCCAATAAAGGCGTCACGATTACCAATGAAGGCGACGAATTCCTCTCTTACGCAAGGCAAGTCCTGGAGCAGGCGGCACTCATGGAAGACCGCTACAAGGGCGGCAAGGGAGGCAACACCATCTTCTCCGTGAGCTGCCAGCACTACTCTTTTGCCGTGAACGCATTCGTCGATGTCATCCGGAAATTCGGCGGCCCGAGCTACGATTTTACGCTCCGCGAGACCCAAACAAACGAAATTATCGACGATATTGCCAAGCTAAAAAGCGAAATTGGCGTGCTTTATTTGAGCGACAAGAACGAAAAAGTCATCAAAAAACTCATACAAAAGAACAATCTGGTCTTTGAGCCGCTCTTTGCAACCCCTTTGCATGTGTTTATGTCGTCTAAAAATCCGCTTGCGAAGAAAGAAAAAATCACGCTGGAAGATTTGAAACCGTACCCGTACCTGACTTACGAACAGGGCGATTTCAACTCGTTCTACTTTGCTGAAGAGCCGCTAACCGCCATTGATTTTGACTGCCCGCGCAACATCAAGGTTCGCGACCGCGCCACGCTTTTCAACCTGCTCATCGGCCTGGACGGCTACACCATCTGTTCGGGCGTTATCAGCCACAAACTCAATGGCCGAAACATTATTGCAAAACAACTTGATGTACGCGATAAAATGACGATTGGTTACGTAATACGAAAAGGCGTAACGCCATCGCGCTACGCCAAAGCTTATATCGCCGCCTTAATGCGGCATTGTAGATAGGTGATTATAGACTGCGCTCAAATTCCGCGAGGAACTTGCGGCCCTGTTCCCATTCGCCGAGGTTGGAATCCGAATTGATGTGGCCGAGGGTGCCCGCGTTGAACAGCTTGGCCCCCCAGGACTTCGCAAAGAATTCCGCACGCGCAAATGTCATGTACGGGTCGTTCTCGCTACCCACGATACACGAAGGTACCGGCAGTTTTCCCGTAGGCATGGGCGCAAAGTTGCTGATGGATTCCACCACATCGGTATCGGCGGGCGCCACCAGAAATACGCCCTTGATATTTGCCGGAAGTTCGCGCCGTTCCTGCGCACGCAATAACCAGAACACCGTTGTCACGCTGCCCAGGCTGTGCGAGACGAGGATGGTGTCGCCCTTCAACTGCTTGACGGTTTCGTCGAGAGTTGCAACCCATTCCTCTTTTTGAGGTTTGTCCCAGCAACGCTGGTAGACACGCGACGCGTTGGGCAAACTCTTCGCCCAAAAACTCTGCCAGTGGCTCGGGCCAGAATTGTTCAAACCAGGGACTATCAAATAGTTCATGTTGGACCCCCTTTTTCACGTGTGAAAAATAAAAAAAGGCGCTCCCGATAAAGGACTACGAATCTCTCGGGAACGCCAGCTTGTACGGAGAGTACAAACTTACTTGATGTCTTTTCTCCAGGTGGCGGGTTTGAATTCGCCAACAATGGGGAGAAGACGTTGGTCCACATCGATTTTCAGTACCGAGTTGAAGTTGTTCGTTGCGATCATCTGTGCTGCAAAGCCCACGATGGCAACAATCTCGGAATCGTTGTAGAACTTGCGCAGTTCCTCGAAGTAGGAGTCCGGAACGGCGGTGGGGTCCTTCACGATTTGCCTTGCAAGCTTCACGAGGATTTCCTCGTTCTTCTCGTATTCGAAACCATTCGGGTCGATACCGAGAGCCTTCAGGTCGCTGATGAAGAACAGCGAGCAGAGCTGGCAGCTGTTGGTCGTAGAAATGGCGTGGGCATAGACAGTGGCTGCGCGTTGCCCGATGATTTCCACAAGGCGTCCCCAGCTGGCGTACCAGCCCATGAAGGCGTCGAACGTCGCGTAGTCCTGCAACAGCGCACGCTTCATGTTAGTGATTTTGCCTGTAGAGATGAGCTTTTCATAGGCTTCCTTTGCCTTGCCTTGAGCTTCGTCAACCGATTCAATAAATTTTACTCTTGCCATATTATGTACTCTCCTTTGGTGCGTCAGCACCTTTTTGATGCGCAAAATATAGAAGCGGGTTTTGCTATTGTCCAATATTTTAATTTTATGCGGAGTTATTGATTTTTTTTATAAGCCCCGTTAATGCGAATTTCATCTTCGCAAAGATAATGCTCAGGCTCTCCTTGGCAATGCTCCATTATTTATATTTAAAGCAAGGAAGATTCCTTTAAAAGACAAAGAGCCCCTTGAGGAAATTTTGAAGCATCGTTGCAAAAAACACGCTCCCATGAACCGCTCGCAGATGATGCAGGCGGTTCATTCGGAAAATACGAAACCAGAAATCAAGGTTCGGCAGGCGCTCTTCCATGCAGGATTTCGTTACAAGCTACACCGTCACGACTTGCCAGGTTCACCCGATTTATTCATACTCAAACACGATGTCGTCATTTTTATCAACGGCTGTTTTTGGCATCAACATGGCTGTAAATTCACAACCCGTCCCAAAAGCCATTCTGATTTTTGGGATAATAAATTCACAAACAATGCCGCACGCGACATCAAGACAAACTGGAAGCTTTCCTTGTTAGGGTTTCGGGTCGCCACAATATGGGAATGCTCAATCAAGAACGACTTCGAGCGCACTTTAGAACGCCTCAAAGCATTCATTGTGAGCGAGGAAGAATCCATCGAGATTTGAGGAAGGGAACAATTTTACACCGCACTAAAGCGATGATTTTTAGCCTTTCACGTGAATTGCAGCAGAAAATTCCTTTAGCAACA
Above is a window of uncultured Fibrobacter sp. DNA encoding:
- a CDS encoding alpha/beta hydrolase is translated as MNYLIVPGLNNSGPSHWQSFWAKSLPNASRVYQRCWDKPQKEEWVATLDETVKQLKGDTILVSHSLGSVTTVFWLLRAQERRELPANIKGVFLVAPADTDVVESISNFAPMPTGKLPVPSCIVGSENDPYMTFARAEFFAKSWGAKLFNAGTLGHINSDSNLGEWEQGRKFLAEFERSL
- a CDS encoding LysR family transcriptional regulator, encoding MTLQQLKYAIAIADTRNITEASKRVFISQPSLTAAIHELEEEMGVTIFNRSNKGVTITNEGDEFLSYARQVLEQAALMEDRYKGGKGGNTIFSVSCQHYSFAVNAFVDVIRKFGGPSYDFTLRETQTNEIIDDIAKLKSEIGVLYLSDKNEKVIKKLIQKNNLVFEPLFATPLHVFMSSKNPLAKKEKITLEDLKPYPYLTYEQGDFNSFYFAEEPLTAIDFDCPRNIKVRDRATLFNLLIGLDGYTICSGVISHKLNGRNIIAKQLDVRDKMTIGYVIRKGVTPSRYAKAYIAALMRHCR
- a CDS encoding very short patch repair endonuclease; translated protein: MKHRCKKHAPMNRSQMMQAVHSENTKPEIKVRQALFHAGFRYKLHRHDLPGSPDLFILKHDVVIFINGCFWHQHGCKFTTRPKSHSDFWDNKFTNNAARDIKTNWKLSLLGFRVATIWECSIKNDFERTLERLKAFIVSEEESIEI